One Deltaproteobacteria bacterium DNA segment encodes these proteins:
- a CDS encoding pyridoxal phosphate-dependent aminotransferase, which translates to MAARRGAGAGAPAHRRSRRWRPGRTVFTLDAVPRYPTLSAPAEALPSSLFARLYERAERCSGPIIPFHIGDTHLAPPPPARLGNLGFTGDPDPELYAYSKPAGDVALVDALVAKLRAKNGLAWVGRDNVQITNGATHALSCATRAVLDPGDEVLLLAPYWPLVRGICASLGARPVECTFSYRLATEPDVDIEALLDERIARQTAAIYVSTPNNPDGAVLSRAQLEAVARVAQRHDLWVLSDEAYEEYVYDGREHVSIAALPGMAERTLTAYTFSKTYAQAGLRIGYLVGPAGAIDAARKMANHSVYSVARAMQRAALRALEHGQSFIDEARQRYQAARDRALARIEAPCLRPQGCTYLFLDLREWVDPEDETAYALLERFAEQGVLLAPGGAFGAEFAKWARLCFTAVDAAQLDEGIDRINAVLARARRR; encoded by the coding sequence ATGGCCGCGCGCCGCGGGGCCGGCGCCGGCGCGCCGGCACATCGCCGGTCGCGCCGGTGGCGGCCGGGCCGAACTGTCTTTACTCTGGATGCGGTGCCCCGATACCCAACGCTGTCCGCGCCGGCCGAGGCGCTGCCGTCGTCGCTGTTCGCGCGCCTGTACGAGCGGGCGGAGCGCTGCTCCGGGCCGATCATCCCGTTTCACATCGGCGACACGCACCTGGCGCCGCCGCCGCCGGCGCGCCTCGGCAACCTCGGGTTCACCGGCGATCCCGACCCCGAGCTGTACGCCTACTCGAAGCCGGCGGGCGACGTCGCGCTGGTCGACGCGCTGGTCGCCAAGCTCCGGGCGAAAAACGGCCTGGCCTGGGTCGGGCGCGACAACGTCCAGATCACGAACGGCGCGACGCACGCGCTGAGCTGCGCGACTCGCGCCGTGCTCGACCCGGGCGACGAGGTGCTGTTGCTGGCGCCGTACTGGCCGCTGGTGCGCGGCATCTGCGCGTCGCTGGGGGCGCGGCCGGTCGAGTGCACGTTCTCGTACCGGCTCGCGACCGAGCCCGACGTCGACATCGAGGCGCTGCTCGACGAGCGCATCGCCCGCCAGACGGCGGCCATCTACGTGTCGACGCCCAACAACCCGGACGGCGCGGTCCTGTCCCGCGCGCAGCTCGAGGCGGTCGCCCGGGTCGCCCAGCGACACGACCTGTGGGTGCTGTCGGACGAAGCGTACGAAGAGTACGTCTACGACGGGCGGGAACACGTGAGCATCGCCGCGCTGCCCGGCATGGCGGAGCGGACGCTCACCGCGTACACGTTCTCCAAGACCTACGCCCAGGCCGGCCTGCGCATCGGCTACCTCGTCGGCCCGGCCGGTGCGATCGACGCCGCGCGCAAGATGGCCAACCACAGCGTCTACAGCGTCGCGCGGGCGATGCAGCGCGCGGCGCTGCGCGCGCTCGAACACGGCCAGTCGTTCATCGACGAAGCCCGGCAGCGCTATCAGGCCGCGCGCGACCGGGCGCTCGCCCGCATCGAGGCGCCGTGTCTGCGCCCGCAAGGTTGTACCTACCTGTTTCTCGATCTGCGCGAGTGGGTCGACCCCGAGGACGAGACCGCGTACGCGCTGCTCGAACGGTTCGCGGAGCAGGGCGTGCTGCTCGCGCCGGGCGGCGCGTTCGGCGCCGAGTTCGCCAAGTGGGCGCGGCTGTGCTTCACCGCGGTGGACGCGGCCCAACTCGACGAAGGGATCGACCGGATCAACGCGGTGCTGGCGCGCGCGCGGCGGCGATAG
- a CDS encoding TonB-dependent receptor: MKNRGLYLALAIPLLLLGARTAVAQTATTGAIRGVVTDDSAGGANVAGATVVATSPALQGTRSALTDESGSFTLDGLPPGTYSVTVFYGDGQWKRDNVLVRLGKVSIANIAIDSSKAAAGETITIEGRAPLVDQGSTKTGVTIDESYTRNIPTGRTFQGTLGAAAGSQGDAYGVSFGGSTSAENVYVINGINVTDPAYGGVTTNAGGAVSTTNLPNEFLSETEVITGGYNAEYGRSTGAVVNVLTKSGGNEVHGSVFSYITLGALSPTPRVLPREGSSISTRAELDYSTSIGAEVGGPIVKDKVWYHVGLNPVFSSNTITRMVSTFVDEDNDGNPDVDENGFSITRELSSHDLSTSNQQLLFDGKLSFLVSPEHQGAVSVMGNPGKSDTLRTVSGPARSGRYDLSDGAFDSALRWTSKFDDSKTQLDLTAGFHRGRAIERPSEPGGHDPQVRFDYDLPLADLAAYEEAYGGVPAGCMDGTADDPYPNIDNCPVQFYNTGGLGFRETNETDRLAAAAKLSQRVKLAGHHQFKLGADIEQLTYRHLSDFTGGKRFRYREKSIRVDRFFTVRNDGDTPCGDDLNGDGEDDAKCVFMPDGLRSETTTRSLAAFVQDSWAIRPNLTLNAGLRWERQDAFVADHIVGQISPTTGEPIPDKAFTINNMLAPRVGVIYDWTEQGRSKVFGHWGRFYEMVPMDINARAYGGEVFAVDVLLPSSCTPTSEAIMQPNQVRCNFEESVINRLLGGGEEVVVPKLKGQYLDEAVAGLEYEVLEDLKVGATYIHRELGRIIEDVSVDGGNSYIVANPGEAVSASDIQKIRDEAAAARMECADPNNCPKAAFLENQANSFEGVNRFDPPERRYDGLQLSVEKRFSKDLMVIGSYTYSRLRGNFPGLFSPDTGQLDPNLTSMYDLPDLMANRYGPLPHDKPHLLKLDGYYLYDGGSIGRFVFGGSVRAASGRPVNTLGGHSLYGFGESYILPRGTAAPGTSDRTPTTFSVDTRVTYGRKLSDGMLLEAFVDVFNLFNSETTLSVDENYTFDNVNPIVGGDKEDVKHAKALDDAAGGLPTARVVEPNPNYGNPTSDMAVRSIRFGLRLTF; encoded by the coding sequence ATGAAGAACCGTGGTCTCTATCTCGCACTAGCCATCCCTCTGCTCCTGCTGGGCGCGCGCACCGCCGTCGCGCAAACGGCGACGACCGGCGCCATCCGCGGCGTCGTCACCGACGACAGCGCCGGCGGCGCCAACGTAGCGGGCGCGACCGTCGTCGCAACGTCCCCGGCCCTGCAGGGCACCCGGTCCGCGCTCACCGACGAGTCCGGCTCGTTCACGCTCGACGGGCTTCCGCCGGGCACCTACTCCGTCACGGTGTTCTACGGCGACGGCCAGTGGAAGCGCGACAACGTGCTCGTCCGCCTCGGCAAGGTGTCGATCGCCAACATCGCGATCGACAGCTCGAAGGCCGCCGCCGGCGAGACGATCACCATCGAGGGCCGGGCGCCGCTGGTCGACCAGGGGTCGACGAAGACCGGCGTGACGATCGATGAAAGCTACACGCGGAACATCCCGACCGGCCGGACCTTCCAGGGCACGCTGGGGGCCGCCGCCGGCTCGCAGGGCGACGCCTACGGCGTGTCCTTCGGCGGTTCCACGTCGGCGGAGAACGTCTACGTCATCAACGGCATCAACGTGACGGACCCGGCCTACGGCGGCGTGACGACCAACGCCGGCGGCGCGGTGAGCACCACCAACTTGCCCAACGAGTTCCTGTCGGAGACCGAGGTCATCACCGGCGGCTACAACGCCGAATACGGCCGGTCGACGGGCGCGGTGGTCAACGTCCTCACGAAATCCGGCGGCAACGAGGTCCACGGCTCGGTGTTCTCGTACATCACCCTCGGCGCGCTGTCGCCGACGCCGCGCGTGTTGCCGCGCGAGGGCAGCTCGATCTCGACCCGCGCCGAACTCGACTACAGCACGTCGATCGGCGCGGAGGTCGGCGGGCCCATCGTCAAGGACAAGGTCTGGTACCACGTCGGCCTCAACCCGGTATTCTCGAGCAACACGATCACGCGCATGGTCAGCACGTTCGTCGACGAGGACAACGACGGCAACCCCGACGTCGACGAAAACGGCTTCAGCATCACGCGCGAGCTGTCCTCCCACGACCTGTCGACCTCGAACCAGCAGCTTCTGTTCGACGGCAAGCTGTCGTTCCTCGTGTCGCCCGAGCACCAGGGCGCCGTGTCGGTCATGGGCAACCCGGGCAAGAGCGACACCCTGCGCACCGTGTCGGGCCCGGCGCGGTCGGGCCGCTACGACCTGTCCGACGGCGCGTTCGACTCCGCGCTCCGCTGGACGTCGAAGTTCGACGACAGCAAGACCCAGCTCGACCTGACGGCCGGGTTCCACCGCGGCCGCGCCATCGAGCGCCCCTCCGAGCCGGGCGGCCACGACCCGCAGGTCCGCTTCGACTACGACCTGCCGCTGGCCGACTTGGCTGCATACGAGGAAGCCTACGGCGGCGTGCCGGCCGGCTGCATGGACGGGACGGCCGACGATCCCTACCCGAACATCGACAACTGCCCCGTGCAGTTCTACAACACCGGCGGCCTCGGATTCCGCGAAACGAACGAGACCGACCGCCTGGCCGCCGCGGCGAAGCTGTCGCAGCGGGTCAAGCTCGCCGGCCACCACCAGTTCAAGCTGGGCGCCGACATCGAACAGCTCACGTATCGCCACCTGAGCGACTTCACCGGCGGCAAGCGGTTCCGCTATCGCGAGAAGTCGATTCGCGTCGACCGGTTCTTCACGGTCCGCAACGACGGCGACACGCCCTGTGGCGACGACCTCAACGGCGACGGCGAGGACGACGCGAAGTGCGTGTTCATGCCGGACGGCCTGCGGTCGGAGACGACCACGCGCAGCCTCGCCGCGTTCGTCCAGGACAGCTGGGCCATCCGGCCGAACCTCACGCTCAACGCCGGCTTGCGGTGGGAACGGCAGGACGCGTTCGTCGCGGACCACATCGTCGGTCAGATCTCGCCGACCACCGGTGAGCCGATCCCCGACAAGGCGTTCACCATCAACAACATGCTCGCGCCCCGCGTCGGCGTGATCTACGACTGGACCGAGCAGGGCCGGTCGAAGGTGTTCGGCCACTGGGGCCGCTTCTACGAGATGGTACCGATGGACATCAACGCGCGCGCCTACGGCGGCGAGGTGTTCGCGGTCGACGTCTTGCTGCCGAGCAGCTGCACGCCCACGAGCGAAGCCATCATGCAGCCGAACCAGGTCCGCTGTAACTTCGAGGAGTCGGTGATCAACCGCCTGTTGGGCGGCGGCGAAGAGGTCGTCGTGCCGAAGCTCAAGGGCCAGTACCTCGACGAGGCGGTCGCCGGCCTGGAGTACGAGGTGCTCGAGGACCTGAAAGTCGGCGCGACCTACATCCACCGCGAACTCGGCCGGATCATCGAAGACGTGTCGGTCGACGGGGGGAACAGCTACATCGTCGCCAACCCGGGCGAGGCCGTGTCGGCGTCCGACATCCAGAAGATCCGCGACGAGGCGGCCGCGGCGCGCATGGAGTGTGCGGACCCGAACAACTGCCCGAAGGCCGCGTTCCTCGAGAACCAGGCCAACAGCTTCGAGGGGGTCAATCGCTTCGACCCGCCGGAGCGCCGCTACGACGGCCTGCAGCTGTCGGTCGAAAAGCGCTTCTCGAAGGACCTGATGGTCATCGGCTCGTACACCTACTCGCGGCTGCGCGGGAACTTCCCGGGCCTGTTTTCGCCCGACACCGGACAGCTCGACCCGAACCTCACGTCGATGTACGACCTGCCCGACCTGATGGCGAACCGCTACGGTCCGCTGCCGCACGACAAGCCGCACCTGCTCAAGCTTGACGGCTACTACCTGTACGACGGCGGTTCGATCGGCCGGTTCGTCTTCGGCGGCAGCGTGCGCGCGGCGTCGGGACGCCCGGTCAACACGCTAGGCGGCCACTCGCTGTACGGCTTCGGTGAGTCGTACATCCTGCCCCGCGGCACGGCGGCCCCGGGCACGAGCGACCGCACCCCGACGACGTTCAGCGTCGACACGCGCGTGACCTACGGGCGCAAGCTGAGCGACGGGATGCTGCTGGAGGCGTTCGTCGACGTGTTCAATCTGTTCAACTCCGAGACCACGCTGTCGGTGGACGAGAACTACACGTTCGACAACGTCAACCCGATCGTCGGCGGCGACAAGGAAGACGTCAAACACGCCAAGGCGCTCGACGACGCCGCCGGCGGCCTGCCGACCGCGAGGGTGGTCGAACCGAATCCGAACTACGGCAACCCGACGAGCGACATGGCGGTGCGCAGCATCCGGTTCGGCCTCCGCCTGACCTTCTGA
- a CDS encoding TldD/PmbA family protein produces MADADIARAALDAIARADGLDYADARVVRSERDHLSVRDGTVDRAQRAHSAGIGVRALVRGAWGFAAEPDPSPAAAERAARRALAIARGVAAAARDRVRLAEEEPQRGHYATPVAVDPFAVPLDRRVADLVAATDAARDGGDPRVRAVEASMQWHRIDSALATTEGTLVTQNRVFGGAGLAVTCRDGDATARRSYPIDYDGGLWAAGYEVVDELALVDHAHRLREEALELLSAPDCPAGRRALVLDTPQLALQIHESCGHPAECDRALGDEVSLAGASFLTPDRLGRFHYGSPRVNLTADATTPRGLGTFGWDDEGVPARRTPLVSRGVFVGYLSSRETAEALGLGRSAGCMRAESWDRPPIIRMINVSLEPDPDGPASLDELIADTDDGVLMTVNRSWSIDDLRLNFQFSCEVGWEIARGRRTRMVRNPLYTGSTPAFWRGCDAIGNATAWRIWGLASCGKGDPMQAMGVAHGCAPARFRDVEIGCSRG; encoded by the coding sequence ATGGCCGACGCCGACATCGCCCGCGCCGCGCTCGACGCGATCGCCCGCGCCGACGGGCTCGACTACGCCGACGCGCGCGTCGTGCGCAGCGAGCGCGATCACCTGTCCGTGCGCGACGGCACGGTCGACCGCGCGCAGCGGGCGCACTCGGCCGGCATCGGCGTGCGCGCGCTGGTCCGCGGCGCCTGGGGATTCGCCGCCGAGCCCGACCCCTCGCCCGCGGCGGCCGAGCGCGCCGCCCGCCGCGCGCTGGCGATCGCGCGCGGCGTCGCCGCGGCGGCGCGCGATCGCGTGCGGCTCGCGGAGGAAGAGCCCCAGCGGGGCCACTACGCGACGCCGGTCGCCGTGGACCCGTTTGCGGTGCCGCTCGACCGGCGCGTCGCGGACCTGGTCGCGGCGACGGACGCCGCGCGCGACGGCGGCGACCCGCGCGTGCGCGCGGTCGAGGCGTCGATGCAGTGGCATCGGATCGACTCCGCGCTGGCCACGACCGAGGGCACGCTCGTCACGCAGAACCGCGTGTTCGGCGGCGCCGGGCTCGCGGTGACCTGCCGCGACGGCGACGCGACCGCCCGCCGGTCCTATCCGATCGACTACGACGGCGGCCTGTGGGCCGCCGGCTACGAAGTGGTGGACGAGCTGGCGCTGGTCGACCACGCGCACCGGCTGCGCGAGGAGGCGCTCGAACTGCTGTCCGCACCCGACTGCCCGGCCGGCCGCCGCGCCCTGGTGCTCGACACGCCGCAGCTCGCGCTGCAGATCCACGAGTCGTGCGGCCACCCCGCCGAGTGCGACCGCGCGCTGGGCGACGAGGTGTCGCTGGCCGGCGCCAGCTTCCTGACCCCCGACCGTCTCGGCCGCTTTCACTACGGCTCGCCGCGGGTGAACCTCACGGCCGACGCGACCACGCCGCGCGGCCTCGGTACGTTCGGCTGGGACGACGAAGGCGTGCCCGCGCGCCGCACGCCGCTGGTGTCGCGCGGCGTCTTCGTCGGCTACCTGTCCTCGCGCGAGACGGCCGAGGCCCTCGGACTCGGTCGCTCCGCCGGTTGCATGCGGGCCGAATCGTGGGACCGCCCGCCGATCATCCGCATGATCAACGTGTCCCTCGAGCCGGATCCCGACGGCCCGGCCTCGCTCGACGAACTGATCGCCGACACCGACGACGGCGTGCTCATGACGGTCAACCGCAGCTGGTCGATCGACGACCTGCGACTCAACTTCCAGTTCTCGTGTGAAGTCGGCTGGGAGATCGCCCGCGGCCGGCGCACGCGCATGGTCCGCAACCCGCTGTACACCGGGTCGACGCCGGCGTTCTGGCGCGGCTGCGACGCGATCGGCAATGCGACGGCGTGGCGGATCTGGGGGCTCGCGTCGTGCGGCAAGGGCGATCCGATGCAGGCCATGGGCGTCGCCCACGGGTGCGCGCCGGCGCGCTTCCGCGACGTGGAGATCGGATGCAGCCGCGGGTAG
- a CDS encoding amidase, with amino-acid sequence MPDSLAHLDATAQAALVRDRHVSPRELVDAAIARIEAHDGELNAVVHRMFDRARAEATGELPDGPFRGVPLLVKDLLIEVAGERTSGGLRCKPGLVDREDSYLMRKFRTAGFVLLGKTNTPELGILPTTEPAAFGPTRNPYDPSRSAGGSSGGSAAAVAAGYVPVAHGNDGGGSIRIPASACGLVGLKPSRGRVSLGPRYGDIQGGLVVDHCLARSVRDSAAVLDCIAGPMPGDPYTAPPPARPFAAEVGEAPGRLTVGYTVQTIDPTSGQFADCHADCIDAVRRAVDLLESLGHTCVEAAPEPLADPDYIGKFLAVWAAGVGHSVAAWGRRIGRTLGEDDLEPTTWALLQMAGQVSAATYLDAWQWLQQNTRELAWWRRQRGFDLYLTPTLAEPPAPIGTFDAPPGAGIMAMMRAATYVPFTPPYNVSGAPAISLPLHRNEAGLPIGVQLGAEYAREDLLVRVAAQIEAELGGFAHTATRA; translated from the coding sequence ATGCCCGACAGCCTGGCCCACCTCGACGCCACCGCGCAGGCCGCCCTCGTGCGCGATCGCCACGTCTCGCCGCGCGAGTTGGTCGACGCCGCGATCGCGCGCATAGAAGCCCACGATGGCGAGCTGAACGCGGTCGTCCACCGCATGTTCGACCGCGCCCGCGCCGAGGCGACCGGCGAGCTGCCGGACGGCCCGTTTCGCGGCGTGCCGCTACTGGTAAAGGACCTGCTCATCGAGGTCGCCGGCGAACGGACCTCCGGCGGGTTGCGCTGCAAACCCGGCCTGGTGGACCGAGAGGATTCGTATCTGATGCGCAAGTTTCGCACCGCCGGCTTCGTCCTCCTGGGCAAGACGAACACTCCCGAGCTCGGCATCCTGCCGACGACCGAACCCGCGGCGTTCGGGCCGACGCGCAACCCGTACGACCCGAGCCGTTCGGCCGGCGGCTCGTCGGGCGGCTCGGCCGCGGCCGTCGCCGCCGGCTACGTCCCGGTCGCGCACGGCAACGACGGCGGCGGCTCGATCCGCATCCCCGCGAGCGCATGCGGCCTCGTCGGCCTCAAGCCGTCGCGAGGCCGGGTGTCGCTCGGTCCCCGCTACGGCGACATCCAGGGCGGCCTCGTCGTCGACCACTGCCTGGCGCGGTCCGTGCGCGACAGCGCGGCGGTGCTCGACTGCATCGCCGGCCCGATGCCGGGCGATCCGTACACCGCGCCGCCCCCCGCGCGGCCGTTCGCCGCCGAGGTCGGAGAGGCCCCGGGACGCCTTACCGTCGGCTACACCGTGCAAACCATCGACCCGACCTCGGGACAGTTTGCCGACTGCCACGCCGACTGCATCGATGCCGTTCGCCGCGCGGTCGACCTGCTCGAATCGCTCGGTCACACCTGCGTCGAGGCCGCCCCCGAGCCGCTGGCCGACCCCGACTACATCGGCAAGTTTCTCGCCGTGTGGGCGGCGGGAGTCGGCCACAGCGTCGCGGCGTGGGGCCGGCGCATCGGCCGGACGCTCGGGGAAGACGACCTCGAACCGACGACCTGGGCGCTGTTGCAGATGGCCGGCCAGGTGTCGGCCGCCACCTACCTCGACGCGTGGCAGTGGTTGCAACAGAACACGCGCGAGCTGGCCTGGTGGCGCCGCCAGCGCGGCTTCGACCTGTACCTGACGCCGACCCTCGCCGAGCCGCCGGCTCCGATCGGCACGTTCGACGCGCCGCCGGGCGCGGGCATCATGGCGATGATGCGCGCGGCGACCTACGTGCCGTTCACGCCCCCATACAACGTGAGCGGGGCTCCGGCCATTTCGTTGCCGCTCCATCGAAATGAAGCCGGCCTGCCGATCGGCGTCCAGCTCGGCGCCGAGTACGCCCGGGAAGACCTGCTCGTGCGCGTCGCCGCGCAGATCGAAGCGGAACTCGGCGGATTCGCGCACACCGCAACACGCGCGTGA
- a CDS encoding CoA ester lyase gives MTTAIHPKDALFEGETPFPVIPSCEHFAGSEKLIKKAFELQDKLGPIFDITMDCEDGAPAGREKEHAEMVVDMAKSAANQHKMAGVRVHDYTHPAWRQDVDIVVAGAGDVVAYITIPKPTAVDQVAEMIDAIRDACKRNHIKREIPIHVLVETHGALRDAFAIARLPWMQVLDFGLMDFISGHHGAIPASAMKSPGQFEHALVARAKAETVAAALSAGVVPAHNVTLDLKNPYQTYADARRAHTEFGFLRMWSIYPAQIKPIVDAMAPDFSEVQKGCEILLAAQAASWGPIQHAGELHDRATYRYYWELVQRAHLSGQALPADVKAWLA, from the coding sequence ATGACCACCGCCATCCATCCGAAGGACGCGCTATTCGAGGGCGAGACGCCCTTCCCCGTCATCCCGTCGTGCGAACACTTCGCCGGCAGCGAGAAGCTGATCAAGAAGGCGTTCGAACTGCAGGACAAGCTCGGGCCGATTTTCGACATCACGATGGACTGCGAGGACGGGGCGCCGGCCGGCCGTGAAAAGGAACACGCGGAGATGGTCGTGGACATGGCCAAGTCGGCGGCCAACCAGCACAAGATGGCCGGCGTTCGCGTCCACGACTACACGCATCCGGCGTGGCGCCAGGACGTCGACATCGTCGTGGCCGGTGCGGGCGATGTCGTCGCCTACATCACGATTCCCAAGCCTACGGCGGTCGACCAAGTCGCCGAGATGATCGACGCCATCCGCGACGCGTGCAAGCGCAACCACATCAAGCGCGAGATCCCCATCCATGTGCTCGTCGAAACCCACGGCGCGTTGCGCGACGCGTTCGCGATCGCGCGGCTGCCGTGGATGCAGGTGCTCGACTTCGGCCTGATGGACTTCATCAGCGGCCACCACGGCGCGATCCCGGCATCCGCGATGAAATCCCCGGGCCAGTTCGAGCACGCGCTGGTCGCCCGCGCCAAGGCCGAGACGGTCGCCGCCGCCCTCAGCGCGGGCGTCGTGCCCGCCCACAACGTGACGCTCGACCTGAAAAACCCCTACCAGACGTATGCCGACGCGCGCCGCGCCCACACCGAGTTCGGCTTCTTGCGCATGTGGTCGATCTACCCGGCCCAGATCAAGCCGATCGTCGACGCGATGGCGCCCGACTTTTCCGAGGTGCAAAAGGGCTGCGAGATCTTGCTGGCGGCGCAGGCGGCATCGTGGGGCCCGATCCAGCACGCGGGCGAACTCCACGACCGCGCCACCTACCGCTACTACTGGGAACTGGTGCAGCGCGCACACCTGTCCGGCCAGGCCCTGCCGGCCGACGTCAAGGCGTGGCTGGCCTAG